The following coding sequences are from one Natrarchaeobius halalkaliphilus window:
- a CDS encoding Rid family detoxifying hydrolase gives MKEISTNAAPASIGPFSQGIHDGDRLFVSGQGPVDPETGEIIDGGIRDQTKRSLENIEAVLQAGNSSLENVVKATVFVQNMDDYDAINDVYGSYMTEPYPARSAVQVEDLPIDIGVEIEVIATV, from the coding sequence ATGAAAGAAATCAGTACGAATGCGGCACCGGCGAGTATCGGTCCGTTTTCCCAGGGAATTCACGATGGTGACCGACTGTTCGTCTCCGGTCAAGGCCCGGTCGATCCGGAGACGGGTGAGATAATCGATGGCGGAATCCGTGACCAGACCAAACGATCGCTCGAGAACATCGAAGCCGTCCTTCAGGCCGGGAATTCGTCGCTGGAAAACGTCGTTAAAGCGACCGTTTTCGTCCAGAACATGGACGACTACGACGCGATCAATGACGTCTACGGTTCGTATATGACGGAACCGTACCCTGCGCGGAGTGCCGTTCAGGTCGAGGACCTTCCGATCGACATCGGTGTCGAAATCGAAGTAATTGCGACGGTGTAA
- a CDS encoding ParB/RepB/Spo0J family partition protein, whose translation MSGTTRNEIAIDEPPFEAGDIVVDREDDSPSEAIVVNVPPIVATEWTVNGRGPLASDNPTYPADDRVVIVIYRTTLDGEYPYYTGGYPIPLERSNQDDVTTYAFPSQRLRRVGTLSPIEIQISSIDPSPYHARNFTTAQNGDFVAEITERGYPDPAPLVRRCDGRFEIVNGHKRIWACHVAGFETVPCHCAYLDDETATRLWARWHLDTYDRAERSAARHRIRSTLGSRADEILEDVTPKM comes from the coding sequence ATGTCTGGAACAACTCGGAACGAGATCGCGATCGACGAGCCGCCGTTCGAGGCGGGCGATATCGTCGTCGACAGGGAGGACGATTCACCGAGTGAGGCTATCGTCGTCAACGTTCCACCGATCGTTGCCACGGAGTGGACTGTTAACGGCCGAGGACCGCTCGCATCGGACAATCCAACGTATCCGGCCGATGATCGGGTCGTCATCGTGATCTATCGGACTACGCTCGACGGCGAGTATCCGTACTACACCGGTGGCTATCCGATTCCGCTCGAGCGGTCAAATCAGGACGACGTCACGACGTATGCGTTCCCGTCACAGCGGCTTCGGCGGGTCGGGACCCTCTCCCCGATCGAGATCCAGATCTCGAGCATCGATCCGTCCCCGTACCACGCTCGAAATTTCACGACCGCACAGAACGGCGATTTCGTCGCTGAAATCACTGAACGAGGCTATCCCGACCCCGCTCCACTCGTACGACGATGCGATGGACGATTCGAGATCGTCAACGGTCACAAGCGGATCTGGGCCTGCCACGTCGCCGGATTCGAAACCGTTCCGTGTCACTGTGCGTATCTCGACGACGAGACCGCAACACGGCTGTGGGCGAGGTGGCACCTCGACACATACGATCGTGCTGAGCGTTCGGCTGCCCGACACCGAATTCGGTCGACTCTCGGATCTAGAGCCGACGAGATCCTCGAGGATGTTACCCCGAAGATGTAG
- a CDS encoding mechanosensitive ion channel domain-containing protein, which produces MFYNREDELEALSREHATDRFSFVVIYGRRRVGKTELIREFCTDRSHVYHLATQDSEPVQREKFINTLAAFRHERVPKTDDWDDAIEYLGEVLSDDDCIVAIDEFPSLVESFESGGKTAAERSIPGGDRSLRTRLASPRSRPDSIYHSVNYALPTPMTLRSAVSWSFVSGFDPVSLEAAASVGARAEALLGSILMEDTVSSLEQNWLIVVILLGGSALLARFIQELSRRYLDGESAETTFGRAVFAEIHSPVAISIAFLGVYLSLLVLDLVDSTPIIVGLIATGLVLLWARASIRIGRRWIEFLQDGETTHEFAPMFGNLWTILVAVGAVLLLISIWDLEVTPFLASAGLLGIVLGFAAQDAIGNLIGGVALYFDNTYKLGDVIRVDDDMRGTVTDVGIRSTTVLTEDNLLVTVPNAMLNSTQVVNESAPQRHMRLRIPITTAYGTDHELVEELALEVCETCPLVRQSPSPKLLFLEFGDSALVFELRVYINHPLVEKRAIDQINRGVYESFDRAGITIPFPQRELSFLDDGAETTHQFDEQHVSDGSPPERD; this is translated from the coding sequence ATGTTCTATAACCGCGAGGACGAACTCGAGGCGCTCTCTCGAGAGCACGCCACGGATCGCTTCTCGTTCGTCGTCATCTACGGCCGTCGCCGCGTCGGAAAGACTGAACTCATCCGAGAGTTCTGTACGGATCGTTCGCACGTATATCACCTCGCCACTCAGGATTCTGAACCCGTCCAGCGAGAAAAATTCATCAACACACTCGCCGCTTTCCGGCACGAGCGCGTGCCCAAAACCGACGACTGGGACGATGCGATCGAGTATCTCGGAGAGGTACTCTCCGACGACGACTGTATCGTCGCGATCGACGAGTTCCCATCTCTCGTGGAATCGTTCGAATCAGGAGGTAAAACCGCGGCCGAACGATCGATTCCAGGCGGCGACCGCAGTCTCCGTACGCGGCTCGCCTCACCACGATCGAGACCAGACAGTATTTACCACTCGGTTAACTATGCGTTACCGACGCCGATGACGCTTCGATCCGCCGTCTCGTGGTCGTTCGTATCCGGATTCGATCCGGTATCGCTCGAGGCGGCGGCTTCCGTGGGAGCACGCGCTGAAGCGCTTTTGGGATCGATCCTGATGGAAGACACCGTTTCGAGCCTCGAACAGAACTGGCTGATTGTGGTGATCCTACTGGGTGGATCTGCGCTGTTGGCCCGATTCATTCAAGAACTGAGCCGTCGGTATCTCGACGGCGAAAGTGCGGAAACGACGTTCGGTCGCGCCGTGTTCGCGGAGATCCATTCCCCCGTCGCAATCTCCATCGCGTTTCTCGGTGTGTATCTGAGCTTGCTCGTGCTCGATTTAGTCGATTCGACGCCGATCATCGTGGGGCTCATCGCGACTGGATTGGTCCTCCTGTGGGCTCGTGCATCAATTCGAATCGGTCGACGCTGGATCGAGTTCCTACAGGACGGCGAAACCACACACGAGTTCGCGCCGATGTTCGGCAACCTCTGGACGATCCTCGTCGCTGTCGGTGCTGTCTTGCTTTTGATCTCGATCTGGGACCTCGAGGTGACGCCGTTTCTCGCTTCGGCGGGACTTCTCGGAATCGTACTCGGGTTCGCCGCCCAGGACGCCATCGGGAACCTGATCGGAGGCGTTGCGCTGTACTTCGACAACACGTACAAGCTCGGGGACGTTATTCGCGTCGACGACGATATGCGCGGAACCGTCACTGACGTCGGCATTCGCAGTACGACGGTCTTGACCGAAGACAACCTGCTCGTGACGGTCCCGAACGCGATGTTGAACTCGACGCAGGTCGTAAACGAGAGCGCACCCCAGCGACACATGCGCCTGCGGATTCCGATTACCACCGCCTACGGCACCGATCACGAGCTGGTCGAAGAACTCGCCCTCGAGGTCTGTGAAACGTGCCCGCTCGTACGTCAGTCGCCGTCTCCGAAGCTGTTGTTCCTCGAGTTCGGTGACTCGGCGCTGGTGTTCGAACTCCGAGTGTACATCAACCACCCGCTGGTCGAAAAGCGCGCGATCGACCAGATCAACCGTGGCGTCTACGAGTCGTTCGATCGCGCCGGAATCACGATTCCGTTCCCTCAGCGGGAACTCAGTTTTCTGGACGACGGGGCGGAGACCACACACCAGTTCGACGAACAGCACGTCTCGGACGGATCGCCACCAGAGCGAGATTGA
- a CDS encoding deoxyhypusine synthase, with protein sequence MDEDDSRAHVVPGSDEELDGADVRGYDFRGSFDFDAMLDSYATTGFQATQLAEAIDIAERMQANDATIYLTITSNIVSSGLREVVAYLIREGYVDVLITTSGSLTEDVIKTEKPFKMGEWDADESELREQGINRLGNIFVPSDRYVWLEEYLYEFFEDFFAEEKVRTPTAFARELGETLDDEDSVLKQAADNDVPVYCPALTDAEVGNFLYYYRQGYDSDVGIEILDDYDSLIEEALLSDTTGLIAVGGGVPKHHAIMTNLFRGGADYVVYISTGIEGDGSLSGAPPNEAVSWGKIKDAENNYTQVEAEATLVFPLLVASAFKN encoded by the coding sequence ATGGACGAAGACGACTCTCGAGCGCACGTCGTTCCGGGTAGCGACGAAGAGCTTGATGGAGCGGACGTCCGCGGCTACGATTTCCGCGGATCGTTCGACTTCGACGCGATGCTGGATTCGTACGCAACGACGGGATTTCAGGCGACACAGCTCGCAGAAGCGATCGATATCGCAGAGCGAATGCAGGCGAACGATGCGACGATCTATCTGACGATCACGTCGAACATCGTTTCCTCCGGGTTGCGTGAAGTCGTTGCCTATCTGATCCGCGAGGGGTACGTCGACGTACTCATCACGACGTCCGGATCGCTGACCGAAGACGTCATCAAAACCGAGAAGCCGTTCAAGATGGGCGAGTGGGACGCCGACGAGTCCGAACTTCGCGAACAAGGGATCAATCGGCTGGGAAACATCTTCGTTCCGTCCGATCGATACGTCTGGCTGGAAGAGTACCTCTACGAGTTCTTCGAGGACTTCTTTGCGGAGGAGAAAGTTCGCACACCGACCGCGTTTGCTCGGGAACTCGGAGAAACCCTCGACGACGAGGATTCGGTTCTAAAACAGGCGGCGGACAACGACGTTCCGGTCTACTGTCCTGCGCTGACGGACGCAGAAGTCGGGAACTTCCTCTACTATTACCGGCAGGGCTACGATTCGGACGTCGGGATCGAGATTCTCGACGACTACGATTCGCTGATCGAAGAGGCGCTGCTTTCGGACACGACGGGACTCATCGCGGTCGGCGGCGGCGTTCCGAAACATCACGCGATCATGACGAACCTGTTCCGCGGCGGGGCCGACTACGTCGTCTACATCTCAACCGGTATCGAAGGCGATGGTTCACTGTCCGGCGCGCCACCCAACGAAGCGGTCTCGTGGGGTAAGATCAAAGACGCGGAAAACAACTACACGCAAGTCGAGGCCGAAGCGACTCTCGTCTTCCCACTGCTCGTCGCCAGCGCGTTCAAAAACTGA
- a CDS encoding universal stress protein gives MSNVLLPIDDDERHAKDQIQTVLNLPLETDELTVTVLHVFTDNPNSASITQLRSTHLIQEALEDEGIAVELDERSNDPADEILSYAEDNAVDVICLAGRKRSKTGKLLFGSVTQDVILNTNLPVLIAGTDSVE, from the coding sequence ATGAGTAACGTATTATTGCCGATCGACGACGACGAACGGCACGCGAAAGACCAAATTCAAACCGTCTTGAATCTCCCGCTCGAAACCGACGAGCTAACAGTTACCGTGTTACACGTTTTCACGGATAATCCGAACAGTGCGTCGATAACGCAACTCAGATCCACGCATCTCATTCAGGAGGCACTCGAGGACGAAGGTATCGCTGTCGAACTGGACGAACGGAGCAACGACCCGGCGGACGAGATACTATCGTACGCCGAAGACAACGCCGTCGATGTAATCTGTCTCGCTGGGAGGAAGCGCTCGAAGACCGGGAAGTTACTCTTTGGCAGCGTCACGCAGGACGTCATTTTGAACACGAATCTACCGGTCCTCATCGCCGGAACTGATTCCGTTGAGTAG
- a CDS encoding cyclase family protein has product MTAFDSLEQIDLSLGIVPDSDSEPWQPHVDYWDHEGGAERLAQNLRESGYGDITADDFPGGSGLAWEEVTAIPHTGTHVDAPWHYGPESEGEPSKTIDELPTDWFCGEAVVLDFTWKDNGAEIQPHEIDEQLATIDHTLSAGEIVLIETGADELWGTSEYLTDFPGMGAKATKHLVDQGVKVIGIDAYGFDKPFETMGERYKETEDTSELWPAHLAGREAEYCQIEKMANFDELPQRTGIHLVTYPIKIENASAGWARPVAFV; this is encoded by the coding sequence ATGACAGCATTCGACTCGTTGGAGCAAATAGACCTTAGTCTTGGCATCGTTCCGGATTCAGACAGTGAACCGTGGCAACCTCACGTGGACTACTGGGACCACGAAGGAGGTGCGGAACGGCTCGCACAGAACCTCCGTGAGTCGGGGTACGGAGACATCACGGCGGACGACTTTCCGGGCGGAAGCGGTCTCGCCTGGGAGGAAGTCACCGCGATTCCACACACGGGAACCCACGTCGACGCGCCGTGGCATTACGGGCCGGAGTCGGAAGGAGAGCCGTCGAAGACAATCGACGAACTTCCGACAGACTGGTTCTGTGGTGAAGCCGTCGTGCTGGATTTTACCTGGAAAGACAACGGAGCGGAGATTCAACCACACGAGATCGACGAGCAACTCGCCACGATCGATCACACTCTCTCGGCCGGAGAGATCGTCCTCATTGAGACCGGTGCGGACGAGCTCTGGGGTACCTCCGAGTATCTCACCGACTTCCCGGGAATGGGCGCGAAAGCAACGAAGCACCTCGTGGATCAGGGTGTGAAAGTGATCGGTATCGACGCGTACGGATTCGACAAACCGTTCGAGACGATGGGAGAGCGATACAAGGAGACGGAGGACACCTCCGAACTATGGCCCGCGCACCTGGCCGGACGCGAGGCAGAATACTGTCAGATCGAAAAGATGGCGAACTTCGACGAGCTTCCCCAGCGAACGGGAATTCACCTGGTGACCTATCCGATCAAGATCGAAAACGCCAGCGCTGGATGGGCCCGGCCAGTCGCGTTCGTTTAG
- a CDS encoding zinc-dependent alcohol dehydrogenase, with protein MSTHDQAALPTDMDALVVEEAGEWSIETVETPNIDQTDNVLCKVDTVSICGTDPKIFHGDVDGWPPSFPFTPGHEWAGTVVETGEDVSRLSPGDRVFAETHHGCGYCENCRNGKYNLCENYGDFDSGHRQIGHTSSGAYAEYIAAPADTLYHLPESISFTEGALLDVNAIALYLAERGNIGPAANVAVIGTGTVGLLAIQNAKALGAGNVIAIGSEDRNTVGAELGADHTIPYTDDDVVEQVMELTGDVGVDVTLEAAGTSSSFSQAVAITRKGGTVSLDGIPKVNHQEIPMADLVTEEIEFRGCRAHANLAEASARLVENGTVDVSALVTHEFSFNEFETAYETFVDRHDGAIKVALHV; from the coding sequence ATGTCAACCCACGACCAGGCAGCACTGCCGACTGACATGGACGCGCTCGTCGTCGAGGAAGCGGGAGAATGGTCGATAGAGACGGTAGAAACGCCGAATATCGATCAGACCGATAACGTCCTGTGCAAGGTGGATACGGTATCGATCTGTGGGACCGACCCCAAAATATTCCACGGCGACGTCGACGGATGGCCGCCCTCGTTTCCCTTCACGCCGGGACACGAGTGGGCCGGGACCGTCGTCGAAACCGGTGAAGACGTCTCGAGACTGTCCCCGGGTGATCGAGTCTTCGCGGAGACACACCACGGCTGTGGCTACTGCGAAAACTGTCGGAACGGTAAGTACAACCTCTGTGAAAATTACGGTGATTTCGACAGCGGCCACCGCCAGATCGGACACACCTCGAGCGGCGCGTACGCCGAGTACATCGCGGCACCCGCGGACACCCTGTACCACCTGCCCGAATCGATCTCCTTTACGGAAGGCGCGTTACTCGACGTGAACGCGATCGCGCTGTACCTCGCGGAGCGAGGCAACATCGGACCTGCCGCGAACGTCGCCGTGATCGGGACGGGAACCGTCGGCTTACTGGCGATACAGAACGCGAAGGCGCTGGGTGCTGGAAACGTGATCGCGATCGGAAGCGAGGATCGAAATACAGTCGGAGCGGAGCTCGGCGCGGATCACACGATCCCGTACACCGACGACGACGTCGTCGAACAGGTGATGGAACTCACCGGTGACGTCGGCGTGGACGTCACCCTCGAGGCGGCGGGAACGTCGTCGTCGTTCTCGCAGGCGGTGGCGATAACTCGGAAAGGTGGCACCGTTAGTCTCGACGGGATTCCGAAAGTCAACCACCAAGAGATCCCGATGGCTGATCTCGTTACGGAGGAAATCGAGTTCCGAGGCTGTCGCGCCCACGCCAACCTGGCTGAAGCCAGCGCCCGGCTAGTGGAAAACGGAACCGTCGACGTTTCGGCGCTCGTCACCCACGAGTTTTCCTTCAACGAGTTCGAGACGGCGTACGAGACGTTCGTCGACCGTCACGACGGTGCGATCAAAGTCGCCTTACACGTTTGA
- a CDS encoding MFS transporter: MSDPYAMKAPAAHVMLALGTIGYVWLMFVWLLVPAFLGPISDEFALSNTQAGLLTGAISFVYIPFALWSGILTDRIGAPRAIGYGMVLFGGAQVLRSVAHEFWSILLLTVLIGVGGTGITFGLPKLVSTLYPPERSGTMSSLYLVGMYAGTAAAFAVGRPIAGPLLGGWRPVFFFSGLAVLAFSVVWFLAYTWTKRRLPWRTDANRSVERSGDRNRSVSRDLRRLVLHRGVLLLAVVGFSYLLLVHGLQNWLTVILQERGLTTRIAVWTTSLFVVAQLVGTLVLPPLSDFKTSRRTALFSCGIFASAGTFVLLVADDAVFPILFAVFVAGFGLGGLATFVRSLPVEMKGVEGKLVASAVGLVFMIGEIGGFVGPLLVGAVADRTGSFSLSVFLLLLGSLAVIGASAFLTHADHE, from the coding sequence GTGTCTGACCCGTACGCTATGAAAGCACCCGCCGCCCACGTGATGTTAGCGCTCGGGACGATCGGGTACGTCTGGCTCATGTTCGTCTGGCTCCTCGTTCCTGCGTTTCTCGGTCCGATCAGCGACGAGTTTGCGCTTTCGAACACGCAGGCGGGACTCCTCACGGGGGCGATCTCGTTCGTCTACATTCCGTTCGCGCTGTGGAGTGGAATACTCACCGATCGCATCGGGGCTCCTCGAGCGATCGGATACGGAATGGTTCTGTTCGGTGGTGCACAGGTTCTCAGGAGCGTCGCACACGAATTCTGGTCGATTCTGCTGTTGACCGTTCTGATTGGGGTCGGTGGAACCGGGATAACGTTCGGTTTGCCGAAACTCGTCTCTACCCTATATCCTCCGGAACGATCGGGAACGATGTCTTCGCTGTACCTCGTCGGGATGTACGCGGGGACCGCCGCTGCATTTGCAGTCGGTCGACCGATAGCGGGCCCGCTGTTAGGCGGATGGAGACCCGTGTTTTTCTTCAGCGGTCTGGCCGTTCTGGCTTTTTCTGTCGTCTGGTTTCTCGCATACACGTGGACAAAACGCCGTCTACCGTGGCGAACTGACGCGAATCGATCTGTGGAACGCTCGGGAGATCGGAACCGATCCGTCTCTCGTGATCTCCGACGGCTCGTTTTGCATCGGGGTGTGTTGTTGCTCGCAGTTGTCGGCTTCTCGTATCTCTTGCTCGTACACGGATTGCAAAACTGGCTGACCGTGATTCTTCAGGAACGCGGCTTGACGACTCGGATCGCGGTGTGGACGACGAGCCTGTTCGTGGTGGCACAGCTGGTCGGAACGTTAGTACTCCCTCCCCTTTCCGACTTCAAGACGAGTCGCCGGACTGCCCTCTTCTCGTGCGGTATCTTTGCTTCCGCCGGGACGTTCGTTCTGTTGGTGGCCGACGATGCCGTATTTCCGATCCTCTTTGCGGTATTCGTCGCCGGCTTCGGCCTCGGCGGATTGGCCACGTTCGTCCGCTCGCTACCTGTCGAGATGAAGGGCGTCGAGGGAAAGCTGGTGGCGAGTGCGGTCGGTCTGGTGTTTATGATCGGTGAGATCGGCGGATTCGTCGGTCCCTTGCTCGTCGGCGCGGTTGCGGATCGGACCGGCTCGTTTTCACTCAGCGTTTTCTTGCTCCTGCTTGGGAGTTTAGCAGTGATCGGTGCAAGCGCGTTCCTTACCCACGCAGATCACGAATAA